In Nostoc sp. CENA543, a single genomic region encodes these proteins:
- a CDS encoding BrnT family toxin, whose amino-acid sequence MDIVYRLQGVEFEWDSNKARSNIEKHGVTFEEATEVFFDPFYQTGDANPINASSSEQRAFIIGYSLEQRFLLVVYVERGLRTRIISACPATRTERKLYEQS is encoded by the coding sequence ATGGATATTGTTTATCGCCTACAAGGTGTTGAATTTGAGTGGGATAGCAACAAAGCGCGGAGCAATATTGAAAAACATGGTGTTACCTTTGAAGAAGCCACCGAGGTTTTTTTCGATCCTTTTTACCAAACTGGTGATGCAAACCCTATCAATGCTTCTAGCAGCGAACAACGCGCTTTTATCATTGGGTACTCCCTTGAACAACGTTTTTTGCTTGTAGTCTATGTAGAACGTGGATTACGAACTCGCATCATTTCTGCTTGTCCTGCGACTCGTACAGAGAGAAAACTTTATGAACAATCCTGA
- the gltX gene encoding glutamate--tRNA ligase, whose protein sequence is MTVRVRIAPSPTGNLHIGTARTAVFNWLFARHHGGTFILRIEDTDLERSRPEYTENILLGLRWLGLNWDEGPFFQSDRLDLYKQAVQKLLDKGLAYRCYTTSEELEALREAQKAKNEAPRYDNRHRNLTPEQEAQFQAQGRSFVIRFKIDDDREIVWNDLVRGKMSWRGSDLGGDMVIARASEEGIGQPLYNFVVVVDDIDMQITHVIRGEDHIANTAKQILLYEALGAEIPEFAHSPLILNMEGRKLSKRDGVTSISDFKQMGFTAEGLVNYMTLLGWSPPDSTQEIFTLEAAAKEFTFERVNKAGAKFDWAKLDWLNSQYIHNMPIDQLTDLIIPYWETAGYQFDGGRDRAWLEKLVGLLGASLTRLTDAVEMSKMFFSETIELSAEGSQQLQQPGSSEVLQAIIAALETQPQLTEAFAQDIIKQVVKAQNVKKGLVMRSLRAALTGDVHGPDLIQSWLLLNQIGLDKPRLNQAIG, encoded by the coding sequence GTGACTGTCAGAGTCAGAATTGCTCCTAGTCCAACTGGGAATTTACACATCGGTACAGCGAGAACAGCCGTATTTAACTGGTTGTTTGCCCGTCACCACGGCGGGACATTTATTTTACGCATTGAAGATACAGATTTAGAGCGATCGCGCCCCGAATATACAGAAAATATTCTGTTAGGATTGCGATGGTTAGGGTTGAACTGGGATGAAGGGCCGTTCTTTCAATCCGACCGTCTAGACCTGTACAAACAAGCCGTACAAAAACTTCTAGACAAAGGTTTAGCTTATCGCTGCTACACCACATCTGAAGAACTCGAAGCCTTAAGAGAAGCACAAAAAGCCAAAAACGAAGCCCCCCGCTACGACAACCGCCACCGTAACCTCACCCCAGAACAAGAAGCTCAATTCCAAGCCCAAGGGCGGAGTTTCGTCATCCGCTTTAAAATTGACGATGACCGAGAAATTGTCTGGAACGACCTTGTTAGAGGCAAAATGTCTTGGCGCGGTAGTGATTTAGGTGGTGATATGGTCATCGCCCGTGCTTCCGAGGAAGGCATTGGTCAACCCCTCTACAACTTTGTGGTTGTGGTAGATGATATTGATATGCAAATCACTCATGTGATTCGCGGAGAAGACCACATCGCCAATACAGCCAAGCAAATTCTGCTTTATGAAGCTCTTGGTGCAGAAATTCCCGAATTTGCCCATTCGCCCTTAATTTTAAACATGGAAGGGCGTAAACTTTCCAAGCGGGATGGCGTGACCTCCATCTCTGACTTTAAGCAAATGGGCTTTACCGCCGAAGGTTTAGTTAACTACATGACCTTGTTAGGATGGTCGCCACCAGACTCGACCCAAGAAATATTTACCTTAGAAGCCGCCGCCAAAGAATTTACTTTTGAGCGTGTTAATAAAGCCGGCGCAAAATTTGACTGGGCAAAACTCGACTGGTTAAACAGTCAATATATCCATAATATGCCCATAGACCAGCTCACAGATTTAATTATTCCTTATTGGGAAACTGCCGGATATCAATTTGATGGCGGACGAGACAGGGCTTGGTTGGAGAAATTAGTGGGTTTACTCGGTGCTAGCTTGACGCGGTTAACAGATGCTGTCGAGATGAGCAAAATGTTTTTTAGCGAGACGATAGAATTGAGCGCAGAAGGTAGCCAACAATTACAACAACCAGGCTCTAGTGAAGTTCTACAAGCTATCATCGCCGCCTTAGAAACTCAACCCCAACTCACAGAAGCATTTGCCCAAGACATTATTAAACAAGTAGTCAAAGCCCAAAACGTCAAAAAAGGACTAGTCATGCGATCGCTGCGTGCCGCCCTAACAGGAGACGTACACGGGCCAGACCTCATCCAATCTTGGTTACTCCTCAATCAGATTGGCTTAGATAAACCGCGTCTAAATCAGGCGATAGGGTAG
- the ftsH2 gene encoding ATP-dependent zinc metalloprotease FtsH2, with amino-acid sequence MKFSWRVLVLWTLPALVIGFFFWQGAFAGNPADMTRNAANTRMTYGRFLEYLDAGRVTSVDLYEGGRTAIIEAVDQDIENRTQRWRVDLPINAPELISKLKDKQVSFDAHPVRNDGAIWGLLGNLIFPILLITGLFFLFRRSNNIPGGPGQAMNFGKSRARFQMEAKTGVKFDDVAGIEEAKEELQEVVTFLKQPERFTAVGARIPKGVLLVGPPGTGKTLLAKAIAGEAGVPFFSISGSEFVEMFVGVGASRVRDLFKKAKDNAPCIIFIDEIDAVGRQRGAGIGGGNDEREQTLNQLLTEMDGFEGNTGIIIIAATNRPDVLDAALLRPGRFDRQVTVDAPDIKGRLEILQVHARNKKLDTSVSLEAIARRTPGFTGADLANLLNEAAILTARRRKEGITLTEIDDAVDRVVAGMEGTPLVDSKSKRLIAYHEIGHALVGTLLKDHDPVQKVTLIPRGQAQGLTWFTPNEEQGLISRSQLKARITGALGGRAAEDVIFGAAEVTTGAGGDLQQVTGMARQMVTRFGMSDLGPLSLESQQGEVFLGRDWMTRSDYSESIAARIDSQVREIVEECYENAKKIMREHRTVTDRLVDLLIEKETIDGDEFRQIVAEYTDVPEKSQYVPQL; translated from the coding sequence ATGAAATTCTCCTGGAGAGTCCTCGTACTCTGGACATTGCCTGCTTTGGTAATTGGCTTTTTCTTTTGGCAAGGGGCGTTTGCAGGAAATCCTGCTGACATGACGAGAAATGCTGCTAATACGCGCATGACTTACGGCCGCTTTCTGGAATACTTGGATGCTGGTCGTGTAACCAGTGTGGATCTTTATGAAGGTGGTAGAACAGCAATTATCGAAGCTGTTGACCAAGATATTGAAAATCGTACTCAACGCTGGCGTGTAGATTTACCAATTAACGCACCAGAGTTAATTAGTAAACTTAAAGACAAACAAGTTAGTTTCGATGCTCATCCAGTCCGCAATGATGGTGCTATCTGGGGACTTTTAGGCAATCTAATTTTCCCAATCTTATTGATTACGGGATTGTTCTTTTTGTTCCGTCGCTCGAACAACATCCCTGGTGGCCCTGGTCAAGCAATGAACTTCGGTAAATCCAGAGCGCGTTTCCAAATGGAAGCGAAAACCGGTGTAAAATTTGACGACGTAGCTGGGATTGAAGAAGCTAAAGAAGAACTCCAAGAAGTTGTAACTTTCTTAAAACAACCAGAAAGATTTACAGCTGTTGGGGCGCGCATTCCCAAAGGTGTGTTACTAGTCGGGCCTCCAGGAACAGGTAAAACTTTACTTGCAAAAGCGATCGCAGGTGAAGCTGGTGTACCATTCTTTAGTATCTCTGGTTCAGAATTCGTAGAAATGTTTGTGGGTGTGGGTGCTTCCCGTGTCCGTGACTTGTTCAAAAAAGCTAAAGATAACGCTCCCTGTATCATCTTTATTGATGAAATTGACGCTGTAGGTAGACAACGGGGTGCAGGTATCGGTGGCGGTAACGACGAAAGAGAACAAACCCTCAACCAGTTACTCACCGAAATGGATGGTTTTGAAGGTAACACAGGCATCATTATTATTGCTGCTACCAACCGTCCTGACGTATTAGATGCAGCCCTGTTGCGTCCTGGTCGTTTTGACAGACAAGTTACAGTGGATGCACCAGATATCAAAGGCCGCTTGGAAATTCTGCAAGTCCATGCGCGCAACAAAAAACTTGACACCAGCGTATCATTAGAAGCGATCGCTCGCCGTACACCAGGATTCACCGGTGCGGATTTAGCTAACCTCCTCAATGAAGCTGCAATTCTCACCGCCAGAAGACGCAAAGAAGGTATCACTCTTACCGAAATTGACGACGCTGTAGATAGAGTTGTCGCTGGTATGGAAGGGACACCATTAGTAGACAGCAAGAGTAAACGCTTAATTGCTTACCACGAAATCGGACATGCCTTAGTCGGAACTTTATTAAAAGACCATGACCCAGTGCAGAAAGTTACCCTCATTCCACGGGGACAAGCACAAGGCTTAACTTGGTTTACTCCCAACGAAGAACAAGGTTTAATTTCCCGTTCTCAACTCAAAGCTAGAATTACTGGTGCTTTGGGTGGTCGTGCAGCAGAAGATGTCATTTTCGGCGCGGCGGAAGTCACCACCGGTGCAGGCGGCGACTTACAACAAGTGACAGGAATGGCGCGTCAAATGGTGACACGCTTCGGGATGTCTGATTTAGGCCCTCTATCCTTGGAAAGCCAACAAGGGGAAGTATTCTTGGGTCGTGACTGGATGACCAGATCCGATTATTCTGAATCAATTGCCGCTAGAATCGACTCTCAAGTCCGAGAAATTGTCGAAGAATGCTATGAAAACGCTAAGAAGATTATGCGGGAACATCGCACTGTGACAGACCGCTTAGTCGATTTGCTGATTGAAAAAGAAACTATCGACGGTGACGAATTCCGGCAAATTGTCGCTGAGTACACAGATGTACCAGAAAAATCTCAATACGTTCCGCAACTGTAA